The genomic region TCTCGTTTCTGGCCAGTAGAAGGTTATGAACCGGGACATGGACAGCCATCATTCGACAAACAGTTTGCACGTGACTGGCTGACTTCTCACCCGGATAACGACTGGACTCTTCCGGATGACGTAGTTCAGAAAACAATCGACAAATATCTTCAGTGCTACAAGATGATCACAGGCAAAGAACTTGCTTAATTTTCCTGTATCCAGAGAATCAAACTCCTTGCGGTTCTCTCAGATATCTGATTAGGTAGCGATACATACTCCCGTCGGCAACTGTCTCATTGACAGTTTCTGACGGGAGTTTTATTATATTTACAGAACTTGCCATCGACAACGTCTCTTGTATATTTGGATATCTACAGGATCTGCCGATGACAGTTTTTACATTTTTATACAAAATTCTATAGAAAGAAGTGGCTTTATATATGCAAAAAACATATTTTTACCGTGGACTTTTCTATCTCATGGGACTTCTTATTCTCGCTCTGGGAATCACGCTGAACACAAAAACCGGACTCGGTGTATCTCCTATCATCTCAGTGTCATTCAGTATCTCTACGATCTGGCATTTTAATTTTGGAAATACTACACTGGTTCTTTATGCTCTTTTTGTTGTCGTAGAGATGATCCTACATACGATCCGAAGTCTCCATGCCAGACAATCGGAAGGTCTTCCTCTGGAACACGCTAATCAGATGAACCTGAAACTGGTCCTTTTTATGGACATTTTACAATTCCCGCTAAGCCTGATTTTCACCCGGTTCCTGAATATATTTTCCGGTATGATCCCTGATCTTTGGACAACTTATCCTGATTCTTTTTCCGGAAGTTTTCCCGGAAGGATCCTCTTTCTGATCATTGCCATCATTCTGACAGGCGTCGGTGCCGCCATGTCTTTGAACATGCGTATCATCCCCAATCCCGGAGATGGAATTGTTCAGGCAATCTCCGATTTCATCCACAAAAGCGTAGGATTTACCAAAAATTGTTTCGACCTTTTTAATATCTGTCTGACAATCTCTGTTGGTCTTATCTTTGCGCATCACCTGGTAGGCATCGGAATCGGAACGATCCTTGCCGTGATCGGGGTCGGACGTGCTATCGCCGCATTTAATCATTTCTTCAAACAGCCGATGGCAGTACTTTCCGGTATGAACGAATCTTAATGATCTCTTAATCCGGGTTCACAGCTATTTCTTCATCTTTGGCTCAAAGATCAGGGACGCCAGATAGCCAAAGATGAGAGCCGCTGATATACCTACTGCACTGGCTTTAAATCCTCCCATAAAGATTCCGATAAATCCTTCTTTTTCTACGGCTTCTTTTACACCTTTCCACAGAAGATTTCCAAACCCCAGTAACGGTACACTGGCTCCTGCTCCGGCAAAATCCTGAATAACCGGATATATCTTAAATGCTCCCAGTACAGAACCGCTGCAGACCAGAAGCACCATGATTCTTCCGGGCATCAGCTTCGTCCTGTCCAGCAGTATCTGCGTCAGAGCACAGATCAGTCCCCCTACCCAGAATGCATTGATATAATCCATAATCTTTTCCTCCTAGCAATGTTCTAAGACAATTCCATGTGCGATCCCCGGTACACTGGCTCCTTCATTATAACTGACGGTTGACATAAGTGCTCCCGTCGGTACAAAGAGTACACGTTTCCACTCTCCTCTTGATATCTTTGGCAGGATATAAGCGGATAATGTTGCGGCCGCACAACCACAGCCACTTCCTCCGGCATGTGTATCCTGCATATTCTGATCAAAGATTGTCATTCCGCAATCCATATGATTTATCTTGATATCATGTTCTTTTCCCCTCATAAGGTCGAATAAAATACTCTGCCCCACATAGCCAATATCTCCGGTAATGATCCTGTCGTAATCCGTTTCTTTTCTTTCAAAATCCTCCAGATTCTGAATGATCGTATCACATGCGGCCGGAGCCATACATGCTCCCATATTCTGTGAGTCTTTCAGACCGTAATCCACAATTTTTCCTACTGTCACCCCGGTTATCCTCACATGACTTCTATTTTTCCCCACGATAAATGCTCCGCTTCCGGTCACTGTCCAGTGTGCCGATAATGGTCTCTGATTCGCATATCCGAGAGGAAAACGGAATTCTTTCTCAGCACTTCCGAAATGACTGGATGTTACCGCCAGCATCCGTTCTCCATATCCCGCAGCTACACTCATCGAAGCCAGGGCAAGTGCTTCTCCGGAAGTCGAACATGCTCCATATAATCCGAACATCGGGATCTGAAGTGTCTCTACTCCCATTGAAGTTGCCACTCCCTGCCTTAACAGATCTCCACCGAACAGATAACGGATACTCTCCGGTGCCAAATGTGCTTTACCAAGAGCCAGAAGACATGCTTCCTTCTGCATGGTGCTTTCTGCTTCTTCCCAGGTATTCTCCCCGAAAAGATCTTTCTCTGCCACCATATCGAACATACCGCCCAAAGGTCCTTCTCCTTCTTTTTTCCCAACAACCGAAGCACTCTCTTCAAGGTACGGAGATACCTCAAAGGCTATACTTTGCTTTCCCTTTATCATTCATCTTATCCTTTCCCGACATATTTACATATCTGAGATCCTCTGCCGTCATAATACTCCGACAATTCTTAACAGCCAGTAGAACAGTCCCAGAACCCAGCTTGTAAAGATTCCATACAGAATCACCGGACCTGCAATCGTAAATATCTTACAGCCGATTCCCATAACCTGTCCTTCTTTTTTGTATTCGATTGCCGGTGCTGCCACCGAATTGGCAAATCCGGTGATCGGAACCAGCGCTCCGGCTCCGCCCCATTTTGCAATCCTTGGATAGACATTGAATCCCGTCAGTACTGCACTCAGAAATACCAGAAGCATAGAACACCAGCCGCCACTTATATCTTTATCTAATCCTGCCTTCTCACAGATATTCAAAATTCCCTGTCCCAGCACGCAGATTGCGCCTCCTGTTACGAATGCTTTTGTCATATTAGCAGGCAGATTATGCACCGGTGTTTTTTGCTTTACATAATTTTCATAAGCCTGCTGCTGTCTTTTTTTATCCATTTTTTACCACCTTTTCCAAAAAAACAGTAATGCTCCTAATCCTTTTCCAAAAGCGATTCCTATAATGATCGCTCCAATCCCTCTCACAAGCCGGATTCTCCTGATGAAGATTGGAAAGAGATCCAGCATCTCAGTAAGAGCCATCGCCCAGCATCCTACAAAGATTCCACCGAAAAGTCCCGCCAGCGGAACCAGCCAGCTTCCGTATGGTATCGTGGGATGATAGACAGAGATGATTGCTCCGATACTGCCGCCCACTGCAATGGCATCTTCATAGAGCATAACATGCTCACCTGTATGTGTCCTGTCCGCAAAATCCGACACCACCCCCAGTCCGATAATAAAAGAAAATAAACCTCCGGCCGCCGTAATTCCGGCACTAAGTCCCAGAATTGCCAGGAATATGTTTTTCATCCACATCCAATTCTTTCTCCTTTCTGGAGTACGTTTCCACAAGCGTCGTCTGTATATCATTTTCATACAGTCGCATCTCTACCTCCATTGGTGTCGGATCTACCGACAGCCGTTTTTTACCGAAATGATTAAAGAATGTCAGAATTCCGATGATAATACCAATACAATACATAAATTCCAGAATCGTAAATCCATTCGACTTTGTTCCGGTCAGAAGTTCGTATATCTGTCCGAACATTTTTGTCACGCCTACATCATTATTGAATGCCATTGTTGAAAATGCCGCTCCGAAAAAACTGATCATCACCACCATGACAATCTTCGCCACGTGAATAACTCCGCCTTTCCCATCCTGTTCTTCATATGTCACGATGAAATCCGTCTCCCCGATATTTTCCACAGAAGCCTCCGGATAGATTTCATGGATCTTCTGTATCACTTTTAAGACCGACATGACCACTCGTCTTTCCCTTTTATTATCCGGGTGATGAAATGTCAGAAGATGCGTACTTCTGATTCTGGCCAGCATTGCAGGATTGACGCATTCAATCTTCAATACATCTCCAAGCGTTACCGACTTTTTTGCGACCTCTATATTCCGGTCTGCTTTTATATATATATCATCAGAATTCGCGGTCATCTTCTTCACCTCCTGTTTATCTCATCATTTTTTGCAGTTATTTCCATTCTTTTTATCAGTGTTCCTTCATTGACTCCGTGATTGCCTCTTACATCATGGAAGTAATAAATCAGCCCGATGATCACTGCCAATGTCACAACAAAGATCAGGCACATCCTGATCTTTCTTCTGGCATCCTCCATCTTACTCACCCTTTCCATCCAAGTTTCATGAGTTAGTATGGCTGATTTTCCAGAATATATTCATGATGTGCCTGTCAGATACGTTCTCTTAGATTTTTTAATATTTTCTTTTCCATTCTGGAAACCTGAACCTGGGAAATTCCCATTTCCTTTCCTATCTGAGTCTGTGTCTTTTCGGCAAAATATCGCAGATAGATCAGTTTTCTTTCTTCTTTATCCAGACTTGTCAGGAGCTCTTTTAACAGCAGATGATCCAATACTCTTTCTTCCGCACCGTCCTCCTTTCCTACTTTTTCCATCAGTGAAATCTCCTGTCCTTCTTTTTTGTATACCGGCCGGTGTAGTGATTCCACATCCGTACATGCATCCATCGCCATCGTAAGTTCTTCCGGTGACACATCAAGATACTCTGCAAGTTCTGTGACCGACGGCTCCCTTCCAAGCTTTCTTCCGAGTACTTCCTGGGCCTGATATCCTTTATAAGACAGTTCTTTTAACGACCGGCTTACCTTTATCATCCCATCATCTCTTAAGAAGCGCTTGATTTCTCCACTGATCATCGGAACAGCATAAGTTGAGAATTTCACTTCATAACTCAGATCAAACTTGTCGATTGCTTTCAGTAATCCAATCGTTCCAATCTGAAACAGATCTTCCAGCTCTGTTCCCCTTCCCGTAAATCTTCTTACAATACACCAGACCAGTCCTGTATTTTCCTCCACAATCTGAGCTCTTGCTTCTTCATCCCCTTCGTGAGATTTCTGAATTAAAGCGATTGTGTGGTCCATACCTTTCGTCCTTTTCCAATTGTTTTCTGCATTTTCACAATAGTTCCTTTTCCCGGCTTTGAACTTACTTCTACCTGATCCATGAAAGCTTCCATAAAAGAAAATCCCATCCCGGACCGGTCAAGCTCCGGTCTTGTAGTAAATAACGGTTCCATCGCCTTCTTTACATCTTCCATTCCTTTTCCATGATCTTCTATCTCGATATACAAAGTATCCCCGCATGTCTTACAACGAAGCGTGATCTTCTCTATCCGGCTTTCGTATCCGTGGATGATCGCATTGGTTACAGCCTCTGATACCGCAGTCTTTACATCTGCTACTTCCTCCACTGTCGGATTCAGCGATGTCATAAATGCAGCAACCGCCACTCTTGCAAATGCTTCATTGGATGAATAACTGTCAAAAATAATCGTCATTTCATTGGTATTTTCCATTTATTTCTCCTCCTCATAAATCTGCATAATCTTTGTTACTCCTGACATCATAAGAATCTTCCTGATCCTCTCGCTTGTATGTACCGCACACACTTCACCGCCCAGCATATAGATCTTTCTGTAACGACCCATGATCACTCCGATTCCGGAACTGTCACAGAATTTTGTATCCGCAAAGTCAAAGATCACATAACGTATGTGATTGTGTTCAATCAGATGATCTGATTCTTTTCGTATCTCTTCTGCATTATGATGATCCAGCTCCCCCGGTAAAAATATAGTAAGACAATTTTCCTGTACCTGATATTTCATGTTATATACTCCCCTTACATACTTAAGTATAAAAGAAAAGGACATACACTTTACCGTGTATATCCTTTTCTTTCGTACATTTTCTAATTATTATTGTCTTTGGTCTTTTTGGCATTTTGTACATCAAGAGCATTCTGTGCCTCTGTTGCTGCCTCTGTCCCGTTATATTTTTCGATGATCTTCTGATAATACGTATTCGCCTTATCCTGCTTACCCTGTTTTTCATAGGACTGTGCAAGAAGAAGCATAGCCGCACCATCCTGATATCCTTCGTCCATCTGTACGACTTGCTCCAGATTCGTCACTGCCGTATCATAATTTGCCACCTGATAATTCTTCTGTGATGTTACATACAGACTCTCACAGACTCTTGGATATATCTTTCCTGTCAGTGTATCATACTCTTCTTTTCCAGATGCTCCAAGTGTCTCTGAATTAATCTTCAGAAGTTCCTCTGCCAGTGCCGAATTACTCATATCTCCGGTTGAATAATGAGATATAACGGTCATCAGTGATTCATAGCTTGTCTTTGTGATCTCTGCTGTCTGCTGCTGATTCTCTGCTTCTTTACTGCTGCTCCGGTAATTATCCAGCTCTTTTTTCAGTGCACTGATCTGTGATTTCTGAGTTGCGATCTGATCACTGAACTTAACGGTCTGCTTATTCAGCTTACTCTGTCTTGATGCAGACACAGCCGGCATGATTAAGAATCCCATAACTGCCACACCTACAATAACACCGATTGCAATATTAACCATTGTATGCAGGCCGACATTATCTTTTAATCCTGAAGCAACCGGTTGAATGATCGTCTCATTTCCGATATTATAAGTAACTGTCTGTCTGCCCTTTTTCTTCTTTCCGGTATCTTTATCGTCTATCAGGCGGATGTTTCTTGACTTCCGTACCTGATTCAACTCATGCATGTAACGCATCGTGATATCGTCGGTCTTATCCAGTTTGTGAGCGATCCGGATATTCTTTCTCGCTTCTGCATACTGTTCTTCCATAATGTAAAGGAGCGCCAGAAGCTGGTATGCTTTCACATACGTCGGATGCATCTCGATTGCTTTCTTAAGCTGCATAACTGCCAGATCTTCACATCTCTGATAACAGTAATCCAAAGCCTGATTATATCTTTTTATAGCCTGATTGATTCTGTCCAGATCATCTCTTTTTTCTTTTACTTTCTGGATATAATAATTCGCAATATTCTCCTTAGGCTGAAGATTCTTGCTTAAGACCCATTCTGCCAGCGCTTCTACCACATCGCCTCGTCCATAATAAACAAGTCCCAGAAGATTTCTTGACGCAATATTATCTCTGTTATATTGTAAACTCTTCTTAAGCGATGTAATGGCACCGGTCAGATCCCGGATATTCGCTTTGTTAAGTCCGTCATTATACCAGTAATTCGACTGATACGCCAGTTTTGTTGTGTAATCCATATACTTCCCTCTATATTCTCTCTACCGCAGTTTACTGTGGATCATCCTGCTTTGTCTGTTCGATTACTTCTCTTAAAAGATCTGTCATGTCTGTCAGATCATCCTGGTAAATCGCATCTCCCAGTTCCTCTACTTCCAGACTTGGCTGGAACTTCTTTAATTCTTCTTCAAAATCAAGCATCTATGGCACCTCCTGCCAGTAACTTCTTCATCATTCCTACGAGGTACAAAGAGCCAAGACAGTATATCTCTCCCGTCTCTCCCCGTTCATTCATTGCTGTTCTCACGGCATCTTCTAATCGTTCTTTACAGTACACCGGTCTGTCTGTGTATCTTCGGAAGACATCAGCAAGTTCCTCTGCCGGAACACCTCTTTCGTCCTCGATCTGTGTGACAACATAAGCTTTCACATCCAGATTCTCACACAGATATTCTATCATCTGATCGTACTTTTTATCCGATACTGCTGAAAATAGTAATACCATTTCTCCACGTTCGGACTCATCCAGTGCTTTTACGCTTTCTACAAACGCTTCCATTGCGCCCGGGTTATGTGCACCGTCTACGGTAATATGTGCTCCTACCCGTTCCATTCTTCCTTCCCAGTGAAGTTCTGCAAGTGCTTCCTTCCACCGGTCCATATGTATCTCTTCTCCCGCAAGCAGATATTCCGACGCCTCCAGTGCAAGCTCTGCATTCATCGCCTGGTAACATCCGCACATCGGTACCTGAAAGATAACATCTTTATCATACGCACTCCGTCTGGAAAATGCAATATATTTGCGGTGAACTTCCTGAATTTCATACGCATTTTTCGTAACTTCTCTACAAGATACGCCCAGTTCCGAAGCTTTTGCCTTAATGACTTCCGCTGCTTTTTTACTGCTTCCGTCAAAGAACACCGGAACACCCGGCTTAATAATTCCGGCTTTCTCACCCGCAATCTTCTCGATCGTATCACCGAGGATCGCCGTATGATCCAGACTGATTGATGTTATGATGGCAAGTGCCGGATTGTCTATTGCGTTTGTCGCATCCAGCCGTCCGCCAAGTCCCGTCTCCAGAATGATATATTCTACATCTGTCTCTGCAAATGCTGTCATACCCATTCCAAATAGAAATTCGAAATACGAAGGATGTTCGATCCCGTCTTCCACCATCTGACGTACTATCTTTAAAACTTTTCGAAACACCTTCAGAAATGTCTCATTATCAATCTGTATATTATCTACCCGTATCCGCTCATTTACAGATACAAGATGAGGGGATGTAAAGAACCCTGTTCTCTTCCCCTCTGCCATAAGTATGGCCTGTAAGTATGCACATACAGACCCTTTTCCATTTGTACCGGCGACGTGGACAATTTTTCTGTCCGCCGCCGGATTACC from Dorea longicatena harbors:
- a CDS encoding DUF6198 family protein, with the protein product MQKTYFYRGLFYLMGLLILALGITLNTKTGLGVSPIISVSFSISTIWHFNFGNTTLVLYALFVVVEMILHTIRSLHARQSEGLPLEHANQMNLKLVLFMDILQFPLSLIFTRFLNIFSGMIPDLWTTYPDSFSGSFPGRILFLIIAIILTGVGAAMSLNMRIIPNPGDGIVQAISDFIHKSVGFTKNCFDLFNICLTISVGLIFAHHLVGIGIGTILAVIGVGRAIAAFNHFFKQPMAVLSGMNES
- the spoVAE gene encoding stage V sporulation protein AE, which gives rise to MDYINAFWVGGLICALTQILLDRTKLMPGRIMVLLVCSGSVLGAFKIYPVIQDFAGAGASVPLLGFGNLLWKGVKEAVEKEGFIGIFMGGFKASAVGISAALIFGYLASLIFEPKMKK
- a CDS encoding stage V sporulation protein AD — its product is MIKGKQSIAFEVSPYLEESASVVGKKEGEGPLGGMFDMVAEKDLFGENTWEEAESTMQKEACLLALGKAHLAPESIRYLFGGDLLRQGVATSMGVETLQIPMFGLYGACSTSGEALALASMSVAAGYGERMLAVTSSHFGSAEKEFRFPLGYANQRPLSAHWTVTGSGAFIVGKNRSHVRITGVTVGKIVDYGLKDSQNMGACMAPAACDTIIQNLEDFERKETDYDRIITGDIGYVGQSILFDLMRGKEHDIKINHMDCGMTIFDQNMQDTHAGGSGCGCAAATLSAYILPKISRGEWKRVLFVPTGALMSTVSYNEGASVPGIAHGIVLEHC
- a CDS encoding SpoVA/SpoVAEb family sporulation membrane protein produces the protein MDKKRQQQAYENYVKQKTPVHNLPANMTKAFVTGGAICVLGQGILNICEKAGLDKDISGGWCSMLLVFLSAVLTGFNVYPRIAKWGGAGALVPITGFANSVAAPAIEYKKEGQVMGIGCKIFTIAGPVILYGIFTSWVLGLFYWLLRIVGVL
- a CDS encoding stage V sporulation protein AB, which translates into the protein MWMKNIFLAILGLSAGITAAGGLFSFIIGLGVVSDFADRTHTGEHVMLYEDAIAVGGSIGAIISVYHPTIPYGSWLVPLAGLFGGIFVGCWAMALTEMLDLFPIFIRRIRLVRGIGAIIIGIAFGKGLGALLFFWKRW
- a CDS encoding stage V sporulation protein AA; this translates as MTANSDDIYIKADRNIEVAKKSVTLGDVLKIECVNPAMLARIRSTHLLTFHHPDNKRERRVVMSVLKVIQKIHEIYPEASVENIGETDFIVTYEEQDGKGGVIHVAKIVMVVMISFFGAAFSTMAFNNDVGVTKMFGQIYELLTGTKSNGFTILEFMYCIGIIIGILTFFNHFGKKRLSVDPTPMEVEMRLYENDIQTTLVETYSRKEKELDVDEKHIPGNSGT
- a CDS encoding SigF/SigG family RNA polymerase sporulation sigma factor, with the translated sequence MDHTIALIQKSHEGDEEARAQIVEENTGLVWCIVRRFTGRGTELEDLFQIGTIGLLKAIDKFDLSYEVKFSTYAVPMISGEIKRFLRDDGMIKVSRSLKELSYKGYQAQEVLGRKLGREPSVTELAEYLDVSPEELTMAMDACTDVESLHRPVYKKEGQEISLMEKVGKEDGAEERVLDHLLLKELLTSLDKEERKLIYLRYFAEKTQTQIGKEMGISQVQVSRMEKKILKNLRERI
- the spoIIAB gene encoding anti-sigma F factor, encoding MENTNEMTIIFDSYSSNEAFARVAVAAFMTSLNPTVEEVADVKTAVSEAVTNAIIHGYESRIEKITLRCKTCGDTLYIEIEDHGKGMEDVKKAMEPLFTTRPELDRSGMGFSFMEAFMDQVEVSSKPGKGTIVKMQKTIGKGRKVWTTQSL
- the spoIIAA gene encoding anti-sigma F factor antagonist, producing MKYQVQENCLTIFLPGELDHHNAEEIRKESDHLIEHNHIRYVIFDFADTKFCDSSGIGVIMGRYRKIYMLGGEVCAVHTSERIRKILMMSGVTKIMQIYEEEK
- a CDS encoding tetratricopeptide repeat protein gives rise to the protein MDYTTKLAYQSNYWYNDGLNKANIRDLTGAITSLKKSLQYNRDNIASRNLLGLVYYGRGDVVEALAEWVLSKNLQPKENIANYYIQKVKEKRDDLDRINQAIKRYNQALDYCYQRCEDLAVMQLKKAIEMHPTYVKAYQLLALLYIMEEQYAEARKNIRIAHKLDKTDDITMRYMHELNQVRKSRNIRLIDDKDTGKKKKGRQTVTYNIGNETIIQPVASGLKDNVGLHTMVNIAIGVIVGVAVMGFLIMPAVSASRQSKLNKQTVKFSDQIATQKSQISALKKELDNYRSSSKEAENQQQTAEITKTSYESLMTVISHYSTGDMSNSALAEELLKINSETLGASGKEEYDTLTGKIYPRVCESLYVTSQKNYQVANYDTAVTNLEQVVQMDEGYQDGAAMLLLAQSYEKQGKQDKANTYYQKIIEKYNGTEAATEAQNALDVQNAKKTKDNNN
- a CDS encoding bifunctional folylpolyglutamate synthase/dihydrofolate synthase, which encodes MMLTKKEPETFTYEEAAAYIEEIPKFTKKHTLEHTKTFLKRLGNPAADRKIVHVAGTNGKGSVCAYLQAILMAEGKRTGFFTSPHLVSVNERIRVDNIQIDNETFLKVFRKVLKIVRQMVEDGIEHPSYFEFLFGMGMTAFAETDVEYIILETGLGGRLDATNAIDNPALAIITSISLDHTAILGDTIEKIAGEKAGIIKPGVPVFFDGSSKKAAEVIKAKASELGVSCREVTKNAYEIQEVHRKYIAFSRRSAYDKDVIFQVPMCGCYQAMNAELALEASEYLLAGEEIHMDRWKEALAELHWEGRMERVGAHITVDGAHNPGAMEAFVESVKALDESERGEMVLLFSAVSDKKYDQMIEYLCENLDVKAYVVTQIEDERGVPAEELADVFRRYTDRPVYCKERLEDAVRTAMNERGETGEIYCLGSLYLVGMMKKLLAGGAIDA